Proteins encoded within one genomic window of Candidatus Zixiibacteriota bacterium:
- a CDS encoding serine hydrolase — protein MGIRQHIFGIGAYLLALLILSTGTLQFFEPHTTIDTQAAVNQHFHFDYDHVREKGPYLNLKAAVLVNYDNGEVLYSKHGDDVRPIASISKLISAMVILDAGIDLDHNTETITKADAYRSSKSRLTVGSQMTLRDLLHAMLLCSDNRAARALARATAGSIDAFAALMNKKAAELGLSHSRFYEPSGLDQRNVSTAIEVAKMLHYAFEYPTIAKITSKKRYEATYLNRKRYNKLPMGNTNLLIWSPYKVMAGKTGYIQASDYCLGTIVRNKTGQRLTAVVLGVPGDKLRFKEARKLLNWGFKETT, from the coding sequence ATGGGCATTAGACAACACATTTTCGGTATCGGGGCTTACCTCCTGGCATTGTTGATTCTGTCCACCGGTACCTTACAGTTTTTCGAACCACATACGACAATCGACACCCAGGCTGCCGTCAATCAGCATTTTCATTTCGATTATGATCACGTTCGTGAAAAGGGACCTTACTTAAATCTGAAGGCTGCGGTGCTGGTTAACTACGATAACGGCGAGGTGCTATATTCCAAACACGGGGATGATGTCCGTCCGATTGCTTCGATATCGAAGTTGATATCAGCCATGGTAATTCTCGACGCCGGTATCGATCTCGATCATAATACGGAGACAATTACCAAAGCCGACGCCTATCGTTCATCTAAATCACGTCTAACAGTAGGGTCGCAGATGACTCTTCGTGATTTACTTCATGCTATGCTGCTTTGTTCCGATAACCGCGCAGCACGAGCGCTGGCTCGGGCGACGGCCGGTTCTATCGATGCTTTCGCCGCTCTCATGAATAAAAAAGCTGCCGAGCTTGGTTTGTCCCACAGCCGTTTTTATGAGCCTTCGGGGCTGGATCAACGTAACGTTTCGACGGCAATAGAAGTAGCCAAGATGCTCCATTATGCCTTTGAATATCCTACCATTGCCAAGATCACCTCGAAAAAGCGCTATGAAGCGACTTACCTTAACAGAAAACGATACAACAAGCTGCCCATGGGTAATACCAATCTCCTGATCTGGTCACCCTACAAAGTGATGGCCGGTAAAACCGGTTATATCCAGGCCTCGGATTATTGTCTGGGGACAATCGTGCGCAATAAAACCGGACAGAGACTGACGGCGGTGGTCCTCGGCGTGCCGGGCGACAAACTCCGATTCAAAGAAGCTCGCAAGTTGCTGAACTGGGGTTTCAAGGAAACGACCTAA
- a CDS encoding nucleotide sugar dehydrogenase — protein MTTEKSILVVGAGFVGLATATFMANKGCSVVVAEKNPILVESLNGGKLHFHEPRLDREFRKLIKTDRLTVDEPHPDDFASAGTIVIAIDSADQKTWKMKLSAFERMAGWIGSTQRKRKGSVILKSTNVLGFAEMFAGLVARTPAADLVEVTVAPEFLREGFAYEDTASPWRVVIGTPQGHHGSAVEKLLKSLYPKRTPFVVTDLRSAELVKLGSNLYLSHRLAFINELAEYARVESLDMEAVREGIGRDPRIGLEYFTPGLGFGGSCLPKDCHLINSSELEPSFDFQTAYTALLINDQILEGIIERLKKKLGSLKGKRIAILGVAFKPETDDTRGSQAVKLAQMLRKRGAKPTLYDPYLKKAKRLPDAGLDLCKDISEALKGSRAVVVGCAHAGFKKIKPTDLVRMTGRKPVIIDYFGIFNRKNFEKQGMEFL, from the coding sequence ATGACAACTGAGAAATCAATCCTCGTAGTCGGTGCCGGTTTTGTCGGCCTGGCCACTGCGACCTTCATGGCAAACAAAGGCTGCTCGGTTGTAGTGGCCGAAAAGAATCCAATACTGGTCGAATCCCTCAACGGCGGTAAACTTCATTTTCATGAACCACGACTCGATCGGGAATTTCGGAAGCTGATTAAGACCGACCGACTGACTGTTGATGAACCACATCCGGACGATTTTGCAAGCGCCGGTACAATCGTTATCGCTATCGATTCAGCCGATCAGAAAACCTGGAAAATGAAACTGTCGGCATTCGAACGCATGGCCGGTTGGATTGGCAGTACGCAAAGAAAGCGAAAAGGCTCCGTTATCCTGAAATCGACCAACGTGCTTGGTTTTGCAGAGATGTTTGCCGGATTAGTAGCCAGGACTCCTGCCGCGGATTTGGTCGAGGTAACCGTTGCACCGGAGTTTTTACGCGAAGGTTTCGCCTACGAAGACACAGCCTCTCCCTGGCGTGTGGTTATTGGTACTCCACAGGGGCATCATGGTAGTGCGGTCGAGAAACTCTTGAAATCACTATATCCGAAACGAACACCGTTTGTCGTTACCGACCTTAGAAGTGCGGAGCTTGTCAAGCTGGGATCAAATTTATACCTGTCTCACCGTCTGGCATTTATCAACGAACTGGCTGAGTATGCTCGTGTCGAGAGTCTCGATATGGAGGCTGTCCGAGAGGGGATAGGTCGAGATCCACGGATCGGTCTCGAATACTTCACTCCGGGCCTGGGATTTGGCGGTTCATGTCTGCCCAAAGACTGCCATTTGATCAATTCCTCGGAACTTGAGCCTTCATTCGATTTTCAGACGGCCTATACGGCGCTGCTGATCAACGATCAGATACTGGAAGGAATAATAGAAAGGCTTAAGAAAAAACTCGGCAGTTTGAAGGGCAAACGAATCGCGATACTCGGAGTGGCTTTTAAACCGGAGACCGATGATACTCGTGGTTCACAAGCTGTCAAATTGGCTCAGATGCTGAGAAAACGTGGTGCTAAACCGACGCTGTACGATCCTTATCTGAAAAAAGCCAAACGTCTTCCGGATGCCGGTCTGGATCTTTGTAAGGATATTTCAGAAGCCCTCAAAGGGAGCCGGGCTGTGGTTGTCGGGTGCGCTCATGCCGGATTCAAGAAGATCAAACCGACTGATCTGGTACGCATGACAGGTCGTAAACCGGTAATTATCGATTACTTCGGTATTTTCAATCGAAAGAATTTTGAAAAACAAGGAATGGAGTTTCTATAG